AGAACAAGTCTAATACTCCAGCCCTGGTTTTCGGGGATTCCATTTCGATCTAAACCCGGGGaaatataaaatcattttgACACTGAAAGAGCATTGCTTTAACCAATATAAAGAACTGTGTGTTTAACACATCGGCACCAAAtataaacaagaaaaacaagataaaagAATCAAAATGTAAAGGTAAATGAGGAAGACGAAAACCTCAAAATCAAAAACCAAAACCCATCCTATAGAATTGCAATTGGAACATATTTTCAATACTAAATCCAATTACaccaaataaaaatggaaattgTGAAATCTAAACAATAGACTCAGGTCACtcaacaaaagtagaaatcaattattttctttttcctcaGAAAATCAGGAAAGAGACAAAACAACAACGATATGCAATCCCACttcaaaaaactgaaaaaagaaACTCCTTCTAAACTTTTTGCATAAATATTCTATCCTTGGTACTTCTTGCTAGCAAAACTAACTTGAACAATATTAGGAAAGATTCAGCAAGGAACTAACAGAAGATAGGTAAATCCCataagagaaagagaagaggagaaaaagaATTTTACTATCCTGAAGTCTACAATGCACAACTTACCTTATCATAATTAACAAGGTTTTACCACAATATTGAGCATAAAGTCAAACCACCAGTGCTTTTTCCAAAAGTTTTACTGACTTGAACCGCAAAAGAGACGTGAAGAGAGTGACTATAGCTAATATTCCCAATCTAACATCAAATGGAAACGTGAGCCGAGGAGAGTGTTGTTCATTTTCCTACAGGTTCTGGCATTCATGAAGCAGAACTTCAGCAACTTAAGTTAATTGCCTGACTGTTCAGTCTAACTATATTTTCAGTGCAAGCTGATTGACAAATAAAATAGCATCAGCTTGATTCAGTACAACATTGAGCAAGTACTAAATTCAAGAAGCTTGATTGCTTACCTTAGAAAAATTAGTAAACTCAAGAATCAAAATGATTGTGCAGATAAACTGGGTAAATATTTAGCATTCTACACAAGGAGCGCTGAGATGACCATTGCTGAAAGGAGATCATCAGACTAAAACCAGTACCCCATTGCATAGACCCATACAACATGGAAACTGCAATTGTAATCACAGAATTCTAGCTAAATTTCATCCTAGCTATAGGCTCGATATATCCAATCCTGTTCATCATCAAAGCCTGTGTCCCACAATCAATGGGAATCCATGCAAATATAGGAACAGGTTTCTGACTAAGGAACGTTATCCACATTAAACCTTAGCATAAACTGGAATCAGGAAGGAAGGGAGGCCCTCCAGCCCACCATTAATCACCAAGGAGATAGAGAGGCGAACGAAGGTTGCCCCTGGGAGGAAGGATTTGGGCATGGGTTAAAAGGAAAATCACCAAATCAAAGGGTAGAAAGCATAAGGAATCACGAATTACTCCACCCAAATAATCTGTATCATCGACTAACAACAACAGTATCATAATATCTGAAATCATGTTGTGACATGTCAATTCATATCTAAGAAAGTAGAGAGACAAATGTGGATGGACAACAGACAATAAACATCATTTTCAAGCCTCTATTTCAATTTCCAACGAGACACAAAACTAAACAAAGTAGCCAAGTTtaagcaaaaaaataaatgcaAGCTCTTCACCTCCTTTAAGGATCACCCAGAAATACTAAAGCTAAGAAGGCTATGGTGGAGGAAATGAGTGTTCTTCATGATAATTGAACTTGGGAGATAGTTCTTTTATCGCCGGGGCAAAAGAAACAATTGGATGTCACTGGGTATTCACAATGAAGGTGGGTGCTGATGGAAAGGTTTCATCTCAAAGCTAGATTAGTAGCCAAGGATATTGATGATCATGAAGGCATTATTCATCTTATGAGGCATCTTAGCAGTCACTTTTGGAAAAAAGATTTCTGTAAACTAAAATACTTCCTAGGCATTGAAGTGGCTCAATGCAGCCGTGGAATTTTCATTTCACTTGGGAAATAGGCATTTGACATTGGAAGACACTAACATGTTAAGTTGCAGACCAGTTGATACTCCTATGGAGCCAAACATTAAGACTGTTCATGATCAGAAGGAGCCATTGAAAGATCCAGGTCATTATCAGAGATTAAATGGAAGCTCCATTATCTTACGATCACACGACTGGACATTTCACCTGTGGTCAGTGTAGTTCGCCAATTTTTCTAGACTCCCTCTGACAGTCATTGGAACGCACTGATTCGTATCTTAAGTCATATCAAAGGTTCACCCAGACAAGGTATATTGTGTGAGTATAAAGGAGACACAAATAGTATTGGATATTCTGCTGCAGATTGTATAGGATCTCCTTCAAACAAACGGCCCGCTTCGGGGTACTGTGTTCTAGTTGGAGGAAACCAAATAGCATTGAAAAGCACAAAGCATGATGTAAAAGCTAGATTGAGTGCAGAGGCAAAGAACTGCGTAATGGCTTGAACTACAAGTGAGAGCTTATATCGTTAAAATAACTTCTCCAAGATTGGAGGTATGGTAGAGATGCACACATGTAATTGATATGTGACAATCAAGATGCAATACGTATTACTTTGAATCATGAGAGAACAGAACATATAGAAGTacattgaaattttatttgacAAGATTGAACCGGAATGCATTTTGACGAGCTTCATTAACTCGAATGATCAATTAGCAAATATTCTTACAAAATCACTTAGTGGCATGTTTAGGATTGTATGCTCCAACTTGAGGAGATGTATTATGAATTAGGAAATTATTTAATATCGCAAGAGCTCATTCCTTGTATACATAGGAAAGGTTTAGAATCCTAAAATTGTGTAAATAGGAACAGGAACTACTTTCCTTTCTAGGATTACTAGTAAAAACTTATGTAAACCCAACACGCTTGAGGGAATAACCAAACAATTCATTCCCAAcatctcttcttttctcattATTTCCATATCCAAACTATCGTCACTTAACATTAGCTGTTGTTCTTCTTAAATTCGACAAGAATTTTGAAGGATTCATATGCAACTGGTCTTGGGAAGAACAAGTTAAAATAATAGAACACTTTACACATCACAAAACACAAGGAATTTAACTAAGATCACAGTCTAACAATCCATAGATAAAAATTTTGTCAAGTGTCAAAATTTCCAAGAGGAGCATTGCTATTGCAAGACAATCTTTCAGTGCTATGCAGCATGCTTTCCTAGTTCTACTCAAACGTTTACATGCAAAACCCAGGAAAGCCTTTCAATCAAAGGAAGattcaagtattttttttccttgatcGATTACATGTCACCTAACTTGCCATCGAATACAATTACAAAAACATTCTAATTATGCTTTACTTAAAATCACCTTTCCTTTTCATGTTACTTCAAGATGTTCAATTGTGTGTTACTTGGGAGCACCAGCAGAACTCTTTGAACCATTTTGATTAGCACCACCCACAATTCCATCAGCTTCCAAGAATCTACTTAAATGCTTATCATCCAGATGTTGctgaaattttttaatgaaaaagtaagtaaaaaaataaatacataacaacaacatacccagtgtaatcccagaAGTGGTGTCTGGGAAATGTAGTGTGCACGCACACCTTACCCCTACCTGAGAAGATAGAGAGGCCGTTTCCGATAGACCTCAGCTCATTGAGCTTAGAATTCAAAGAAGAGAGAGCTCACAGATAGACAATCTcggtatttcttccactctataACACACTCCTCTTTATTCCACTCACCCTTCAAAAATTTGTCAGAATACCACCTACAGAGAAACCCATCATCAATCTCAGGATTCAGGGTTTTAGGTAAAGAGCAAGTATTCAGTTATCTAAGCAAACTAACTGTTCTTGAATCTTGAcccacaacaaaaaaaatagccaaaaggGGTAAAGAAAGTTTGAATTTTTGACCTGTTGAAGCAATTATGGTAAGCCTCTCTGAGTTGAGCACAAGGTGAAGTAGCTAGCTGAGATGCATTTTTCTTCTCCTTGAAGATTCCCATGTTTATGGCCTACTACAAATCCATGAATCTACACAGAAACTGAGCAGttaaagtttatttttgaaattgtaATTCCAGCAATTTCTCCCTTCAAACGGCAAATCAAGGTAGGGAGTTTTGTGCTGTCAATGGGGGAATTTGGATTGTGGTCAAGTCTTAATTTGATCGTAATGATTTTAACAAACAACCATTTAGGGCTACTATTACAAATATAGCCTGTAATGCAAAAATAATCACAACTAAAAATGTGACAAGTAATTGAGAAACAACCACAGTTAAGAAAATGATTTGATTCACCAAATTAGTGCATCCTATATTC
The genomic region above belongs to Solanum dulcamara chromosome 5, daSolDulc1.2, whole genome shotgun sequence and contains:
- the LOC129888318 gene encoding uncharacterized protein At4g33100, with the translated sequence MGIFKEKKNASQLATSPCAQLREAYHNCFNRWYSDKFLKGEWNKEECVIEWKKYRDCLSQHLDDKHLSRFLEADGIVGGANQNGSKSSAGAPK